In Littorina saxatilis isolate snail1 linkage group LG8, US_GU_Lsax_2.0, whole genome shotgun sequence, a single genomic region encodes these proteins:
- the LOC138974394 gene encoding uncharacterized protein, which translates to MAVRPYTPPPSSHYASQTKGDHLQQSPGHRLAARRREQARSGQTTWSVPFCRGQTASEVPDHQQRSGEAEVRTPKKTTQREDRFIRRQALQQRGTTANITRGQLRVATNTNVSTKTIRKRLHGVGLRSRRPAVRPRLTAAHRQARLAFCHNRARWTRQQWADVLFSDESRFNLHHHDGRARVWRRSGAGEGGLRRGLHHGVGGPSVFDTKPPSTTLLAT; encoded by the exons ATGGCTGTCAGGCCGTACACACCA CCACCATCTTCTCACTATGCCTCCCAGACGAAaggtgaccaccttcaacaaagcccgggcCATCGCCTGGCTGCAAGACGGCGTGAGCAAGCGAGAAGTGGGCAGACGACTTGGAGTGTCCCATTCTGTCGTGGTCAGACTGCATCAGAAGTTCCAGACCACCAACAGCGTTCTGGAGAGGCCGAGGTTAGGACGCCTAAGAAGACAACACAGCGTGAAGATCGCTTCATCAGAAGACAAGCTCTGCAGCAGCGAGGCACCACTGCAAACATCACCAGGGGCCAGCTGAGGGTGGCAACAAACACCAACGTCAGCACGAAAACCATCCGCAAACGCCTGCACGGAGTTGGCCTGCGATCACGTCgtccagctgtacggccacgacTGACAGCAGCTCATCGCCAGGCTCGTTTGGCGTTCTGTCACAACCGTGCCAGGTGGACACGCCAGCAATGGGCCGATGTGCTGTTCagcgatgagtcccgctttaatCTGCACCATCATGACGGTCGGGCTCGTGTGTGGAGGCGGTCTGGTGCAGGAGAGGGTGGCCTTCGGCGGGGGCTccatcatggtgtgggggggcCTTCAGTTTTCGACACAAAACCCCCCTCTACCACATTGTTGGCAACCTGA